Part of the Sphingobacterium sp. LZ7M1 genome, ACGTTTTCGGGCTTTGCGTTCGGGCGGGTTTCGGAGCACAAAACTGTCAACCTGCACTGAACTTGAATAGAAGCACAAAGCTCCAAGTGATACGTCACCCCGCCTGACGCAAAACCCGTGTTAGCGGGTCGTTGTTCTTGTTTACTTTTCACTGTCAAGAGTTAATTTGTAATAGAAATGTCGCACTTTCTCTTCTTCTGTCGGATTTGTAAGACGGTAGAAATCAAGAGCATAATTGTCAACTTCATCTGCTTGCACAAAAACTTCTTCAAATCCCTTTTCTTTGAAATATTGATTTGTAAACGCTATTAACTTTCGCCCCACGCCTTTTCTTTGGTAATTCGTCAATACTGCAAGGTCATATATATAGGCTAATGGTTTATCTGAATAGTACTGGTCAAGCACATAAACTGTCAGCCCACCTATAACTTTGTTGTTTGCCCTAGCCGTAACTACATAAAAGGTTTCTTGGTTTAATAGTTTCTGTAAGTGCAATTCACTTGGCAAATTGAAATTTTTCATTTCAAATACATTTTCAAAAATAACTATTAAGTCCTTGAACTCTTTAATATTGTCAGATTGTAGTATTTGCAATTCTAAGTTCATACATTTCTCAGTTTTCTTTTTTAGAGATAGTCCTTTACAATGCCCGCTAACATCTGTTTTAACGAAACGAATATACGGAAAATTTCGCTTAACCAACCCTATATACGTGTTTCGTTATTTGACTTTTCTTTCTACATAAGAAATTGATATATTTGTATTTAAAAAATAAAACCGCACAAATAGCGAAACAAAATATTATAAAATACTATTTCCCTGATATGAATAGCGAAATCATACTTGAAACCTTCGAAAAGAGATTGCTGATGCAGAGATATGCTGGCA contains:
- a CDS encoding GNAT family N-acetyltransferase; the encoded protein is MNLELQILQSDNIKEFKDLIVIFENVFEMKNFNLPSELHLQKLLNQETFYVVTARANNKVIGGLTVYVLDQYYSDKPLAYIYDLAVLTNYQRKGVGRKLIAFTNQYFKEKGFEEVFVQADEVDNYALDFYRLTNPTEEEKVRHFYYKLTLDSEK